A single region of the Plutella xylostella chromosome 7, ilPluXylo3.1, whole genome shotgun sequence genome encodes:
- the LOC119690818 gene encoding larval cuticle protein A3A, producing the protein MAFKLVAALCLVAAAQAGVVPAAYTAHAPVAYAAAPLVHAAPAPVAYAAPVAKYAVAAPVAKVAVEEYDAHPQYSFAYDVQDGLTGDSKSQHESRDGDVVRGSYSVVDPDGTKRTVEYTADDHNGFNAVVHKEPAAVKVAKIAAPVAYSAPLVHAAPVVAKVATPVAYHAAPVVHHAAPVVAKVATPVAYSAPLVHHAAPVVHATPVAYAAAPVYHH; encoded by the exons ATGGCTTTCAAG CTGGTAGCAGCGTTGTGcctggtggcggcggcgcaggcggGCGTGGTCCCGGCCGCCTACACCGCGCACGCGCCGGTCGCATACGCGGCGGCACCGCTCGTGCACGCCGCGCCGGCCCCAGTAGCCTACGCCGCCCCCGTGGCCAAGTACGCCGTGGCCGCCCCCGTTGCCAAGGTAGCAGTCGAGGAGTACGACGCTCACCCGCAGTACAGCTTCGCGTACGACGTGCAGGACGGTCTCACCGGAGACTCCAAGAGCCAGCACGAGTCCCGCGACGGAGACGTCGTGCGCGGCTCCTACTCGGTCGTCGACCCCGACGGCACCAAGCGCACTGTCGAGTACACCGCCGACGACCACAACGGATTCAACGCGGTCGTGCACAAGGAGCCCGCGGCGGTCAAGGTCGCCAAGATCGCCGCCCCCGTCGCCTACTCCGCCCCCCTGGTGcacgccgcccccgtcgtcgCTAAGGTCGCTACCCCAGTGGCCTACCACGCGGCCCCAGTCGTCCACCACGCTGCCCCAGTCGTCGCTAAGGTCGCTACCCCCGTGGCATACTCCGCTCCTCTGGTCCACCACGCCGCTCCCGTGGTCCACGCAACCCCTGTGGCctacgccgccgcccccgtctACCACCACTAA
- the LOC105390563 gene encoding cytochrome c oxidase subunit 5B, mitochondrial, producing MSIFRCLHNSTRWLSTTRGSLARQFHDPLDHVTGIEKRELLAHLAGDCDPFRILMVPRGPGTYSRPNLMPSAFSKRLVGCVCNEHQMHVEWMWLYQGEPRRCGCGHWFELCPTAPL from the exons ATGAGCATATTCCGTTGCCTCCATAACAGCACCCGCTGGCTCTCCACCACCCGAGGGTCCCTGGCGCGGCAGTTCCACGACCCCCTGGACCACGTCACCGGGATAGAGAAGCGGGAGCTGCTGGCGCATCTGGCCGGAGACTGCGACCCGTTCCGCATACTCATGGTGCCTAGAG GTCCAGGCACCTACAGCCGCCCCAACCTGATGCCGTCGGCGTTCAGCAAGCGGCTGGTGGGCTGCGTCTGCAACGAGCACCAGATGCACGTGGAGTGGATGTGGCTGTACCAGGGCGAGCCCCGGCGCTGCGGCTGCGGCCACTGGTTCGAACTGTGTCCCACTGCGCCGCTGTAG
- the LOC119690897 gene encoding cuticle protein-like has translation MIGLLIFGSVLPSILSVVVNDPPNQGIQYKYSYDIEDPSTGDSKSQHESRTGDVVTGSYSVLDPDGTKRTVDYTADSKNGFQAVVHTVPAQIHTKNFNHNVVTDNSYVPVASPYAAQVEYSPRPPQRLYTYVPAPTSFRELQPEPVAPQSASIPYATTPKSYEEEGQITVYFYPTQERKTLLKDTLEPGQFFQPSAEYNHQ, from the exons ATGATTGGg CTTCTAATATTCGGGAGCGTCCTGCCCAGCATCCTCAGTGTCGTGGTCAATGACCCCCCGAACCAGGGTATCCAGTACAAGTACTCTTACGACATCGAGGACCCTAGCACGGGAGACAGCAAGAGCCAACACGAGAGCCGGACCGGTGATGTGGTCACTGGATCTTACTCCGTGCTAGACCCTGATGGAACCAAGCGCACTGTCGACTACACAGCTGACTCTAAAAATGGCTTCCAAGCTGTAGTGCACACCGTTCCCGCCCAAATacacacaaaaaactttaatcaTAATGTGGTGACAGATAATTCTTATGTCCCAGTAGCTTCACCATACGCCGCGCAGGTTGAATATAGTCCGAGACCTCCACAGAGGTTGTATACCTATGTTCCAGCTCCGACCTCATTTAGAGAGTTACAGCCAGAGCCAGTAGCTCCTCAAAGTGCATCTATCCCTTACGCAACTACACCGAAGTCGTATGAAGAAGAAGGACAAATCACTGTTTATTTCTATCCAACACAAGAGAGGAAGACGTTGTTGAAAGACACATTAGAACCGGGGCAGTTCTTTCAGCCATCAGCAGAATACAATCATCAATGA